One genomic window of Salmo salar chromosome ssa12, Ssal_v3.1, whole genome shotgun sequence includes the following:
- the LOC106564164 gene encoding zinc finger protein 436, whose translation MAEPKSMESPGSGCGVPSQRSSQRDPEMVSVKLEDCSQPLEVNVIMIGEERELKVEEQKVEVKEEEEKVVEEKRAVKEEEMEVKEDHEEMEIKEEVEEKRAVKEEEMEIEKEHKDSEVKEELEEKAVIKETEERGVKEDEETEVKKKRGLEEEEEREVKEEEENREVSDPDLEEEEEEVDSITNPGESSRPGSDSEPSSTASGKHQQHGRRNSRQKHHHCMDCFTSFYEPEELRRHTCRPHPCSDCRGSSVCPTHLIPRKKTIKRKKTYPCGQCGKSFQAPSKLKKHQITHTGEKPFHCSVCGKSFPLSQTLNRHQLIHTGEKPIHCSQCGKGFKRPDSLKNHLRIHTGEKPFHCSQCGKSFSHSNYLKTHQRTHTGEKPYHCSQCGKSFNQSSDLKIHQRTHTGEKPHKCFQCGKSFSHSSYLKTHQRTHTGEKPYHCLQCGKSFNQSSDLKTHQRTHTGEKPYHCSQCEKSFSQFSSLKTHQLTHTENKSYHCSHCGKVFSLLHHLNRHQQTHKGEKAHQCSQCRKSFSQSSNLKTHQLKYHSPDTGQSSVALEESQLQTTEVKHM comes from the exons ATGGCTGAACCCAAGTCCATGGAGTCCCCAGGTTCTGGCTGTGGTGTTCCATCACAGAGAAGCTCACAGAGGGATCCAGAGATGGTCTCAGTGAAGCTGGAGGACTGCAGTCAACCACTGGAAGTCAATGTGATTAtgataggggaagagagagaacttAAAGTAGAAGAACAGAAGGTAGAAgttaaagaagaagaagaaaaggttgtggaggagaagagagcagtcaaagaggaggagatggaggttaAAGAGGACCATGAGGAGATGGAGAttaaagaggaggtggaggagaagagagcagtcaaagaggaagagatggagattgAAAAGGAACACAAGGATTCAGAAGTCAAAGAAGAGCTGGAGGAGAAAGCAGTCATCaaggagacggaggagagaggtgtgaaaGAGGATGAGGAGACAGAAGTCAAAAAGAAGAGAGGactagaagaagaagaggagagagaagtcaaagaagaagaggagaacagggaaGTGTCTGATCCAGatctagaggaagaggaggaagaagtagACAGTATCACTAACCCAG GAGAGAGCTCCAGGCCAGGTTCAGACAGTGAGCCCAGTTCCACAGCATCAGGAAAGCATCAACAACACGGACGGAGGAActcaagacagaaacatcatcacTGCATGGACTGCTTCACTAGTTTCTATGAGCCAGAGGAGTTGAGAAGGCACACTTGTAGGCCCCACCCCTGCTCAGATTGCAGAGGCAGTTCTGTGTGTCCAACTCACCTCATACCACGCAAAAAGACTATCAAAAGAAAGAAGACTTAcccctgtggtcaatgtgggaagagttttcagGCACCAAGCAAACTAAAGAAACACCAGataactcacacaggagagaagcctttccactgctctgtttgtgggaagagttttcctcTTTCACAGACCTTAAATAGACACCAGctgatccacacaggagagaagcctatCCACTGCTCCCAATGTGGGAAGGGCTTTAAGCGACCTGATTCCCTGAAAAATCATCTTAGAATACACAcgggagaaaagcctttccattgctctcaatgtgggaaaagtttcAGTCATTCAAACTACTTAAAGACACACCAGCGAactcatacaggagagaagccttaccactgctcccagtgtgggaagagtttcaatcAGTCTTCAGATCTAAAGATACACCAGcgaactcacacaggagagaagcctcacAAATGTtttcagtgtggaaagagttttagtcATTCAAGCTACTTAAAGACACACCAGcgaactcacacaggagagaagccttaccactgccttcagtgtgggaagagtttcaatcAGTCTTCAGATCTAAAGACACACCAGCGAactcatacaggagagaagccttatcactgctcccagtgtgaaaagagtttcagtcagttttcaagTCTGAAGACACACCAGCTAACTCACACAGAGAATAAGTCATACCACTGCTCCCATTGTGGAAAGGTTTTCAGTCTGTTGCACCACCTAAATAGACACCAGCAAACTCACAAAGGAGAAAAGGCTCACCAATGCTCTCAATGTAGGAAAAGTTTCAGTCAGTCATCAAATCTGAAGACACACCAGTTAAAGTATCACAGCCCTGACACCGGACAGAGTTCTGTTGCTTTAGAAGAAAGTCAACTTCAAACCACAGAAGTAAAACACATGTAA